Proteins from a single region of Flaviflexus salsibiostraticola:
- a CDS encoding sensor histidine kinase: MRASPLNLAIALGVLGIIAAQLLLGHPYAGLFTAFAVVLTLGLQRRPPAEQAGTVDNPAELRRSRREIVGAFEIERRRIERDLHDGAQQYLVAATMKMGEVSLGLDPDSPEGRLLSAAQEDAGRAMKALRETVHGIHPQVLTDMGLEAAVRDLADRFDGVEVRCPHPLPSLPSGITASGYFFVSEALTNAAKYGGPAVVLLAADSSLHITVTDRGPGGAVIRPGHGLSGMRERLAAFGGSLEVSSPQGGPTEVRARMPLLLNVGESGYVCD; this comes from the coding sequence ATGCGCGCCAGCCCACTCAACCTTGCCATCGCCCTCGGCGTGCTCGGCATCATCGCGGCCCAGCTCCTGCTCGGCCACCCCTATGCAGGGCTCTTCACGGCCTTCGCCGTCGTCCTCACCCTCGGACTGCAGCGTCGCCCGCCCGCTGAGCAGGCGGGGACGGTCGACAACCCTGCCGAGCTGAGGCGCTCGCGGAGGGAGATTGTCGGCGCCTTCGAGATCGAGCGCCGCCGCATCGAGCGCGACCTCCACGACGGGGCGCAGCAGTATCTCGTGGCGGCGACGATGAAGATGGGAGAGGTATCTCTTGGGCTCGACCCGGACAGCCCCGAGGGACGGCTGTTGAGCGCGGCGCAGGAGGATGCGGGGCGGGCTATGAAGGCGCTCCGGGAGACCGTCCACGGCATCCACCCCCAGGTGCTGACCGACATGGGCCTCGAGGCGGCGGTGCGGGACCTCGCCGACCGCTTCGACGGGGTCGAGGTCCGCTGCCCCCATCCGCTGCCGTCACTCCCCTCCGGCATCACCGCCTCCGGCTACTTCTTCGTCTCCGAGGCGCTGACGAATGCGGCGAAGTACGGCGGGCCCGCCGTTGTGCTTCTCGCCGCCGACAGCTCCCTCCACATCACCGTCACCGACCGGGGCCCCGGCGGTGCCGTCATCCGGCCCGGCCACGGACTGTCCGGCATGAGGGAACGGCTGGCCGCCTTCGGCGGAAGCCTCGAGGTGTCGAGCCCGCAGGGCGGGCCGACAGAGGTGCGGGCACGGATGCCGCTCCTGCTCAACGTCGGAGAATCGGGGTATGTATGCGACTGA
- a CDS encoding LuxR C-terminal-related transcriptional regulator yields the protein MRLIIADDSALLREGLIGLIERQGHEVLAAAEDAPGLIHAVQSAVAAGDSPDAVIADVRMPPGMATDGLDAAVRLREDHPDLGIMILSQYVAPAYASRFLNGSGGGFGYLLKDRVAKVGDFLRSLSVVASGGIVIDPEVATQLARARSGPLDSLTPREREVLALMAEGLSNTQISEKLHLSAGAVSKYVAAVFLKLGLPVGEENRRVRAVLAYLTASR from the coding sequence ATGCGACTGATCATCGCCGACGATTCGGCGCTCCTGCGGGAGGGTCTCATCGGCCTCATCGAGCGGCAGGGCCACGAGGTGCTCGCCGCCGCGGAGGACGCGCCCGGCCTCATTCACGCCGTCCAGAGCGCGGTCGCGGCTGGAGATTCTCCCGACGCCGTCATCGCCGATGTCCGGATGCCGCCGGGGATGGCGACGGACGGGCTCGATGCGGCCGTCAGGCTCCGCGAGGACCACCCCGATCTCGGCATCATGATCCTCTCTCAGTACGTCGCACCGGCGTACGCCTCCCGTTTCCTCAATGGATCAGGCGGCGGGTTCGGGTACCTGCTCAAGGATCGGGTGGCGAAGGTGGGGGACTTCCTCCGGTCGCTCTCGGTCGTCGCCTCGGGCGGGATCGTCATCGACCCGGAGGTCGCCACGCAGCTCGCCCGAGCGAGGTCGGGTCCGCTCGACTCGCTGACCCCGCGGGAGCGGGAGGTTCTCGCGCTCATGGCGGAGGGTCTGTCCAATACCCAGATCTCGGAGAAGCTCCACCTGTCGGCCGGCGCGGTCTCGAAGTACGTCGCCGCCGTGTTCCTCAAGCTGGGGCTGCCGGTCGGCGAGGAGAACCGCCGCGTCCGCGCCGTCCTCGCCTACCTCACCGCGAGCAGGTGA
- a CDS encoding O-acetyl-ADP-ribose deacetylase, producing MKIELVSGDITTEHVDAVVNAANSSLLGGGGVDGAIHRAAGPELLAACRGLRELWVDGLPVGRAVATPAFRMPARWIIHTVGPNRGAGETDPALLRSCFAESLRAAEILGAQSIAFPAISAGVYGWTMADVARIGLDALSSYAGPIPLARVVLFSEDALAVWRDAL from the coding sequence ATGAAGATTGAACTGGTCTCTGGGGACATCACCACCGAGCATGTTGACGCGGTCGTCAATGCCGCGAACTCGTCGCTCCTGGGCGGCGGCGGGGTCGATGGCGCGATCCACCGGGCCGCAGGCCCAGAACTGCTCGCCGCCTGCCGCGGGCTGCGGGAGCTGTGGGTTGATGGCCTGCCGGTCGGCAGAGCCGTGGCGACACCGGCCTTTCGCATGCCGGCACGGTGGATCATCCATACGGTCGGCCCGAACAGGGGCGCGGGCGAGACCGATCCCGCTCTACTCCGGTCGTGCTTCGCCGAGAGCCTGCGCGCCGCCGAGATCCTCGGCGCCCAATCGATTGCCTTCCCCGCCATTTCGGCCGGAGTGTACGGGTGGACGATGGCGGACGTCGCCCGCATCGGCCTCGACGCCCTGTCGTCCTATGCGGGGCCGATCCCCCTGGCCAGGGTCGTCCTCTTCTCGGAGGATGCGCTGGCGGTGTGGCGGGACGCCCTCTGA
- a CDS encoding alpha-amylase family glycosyl hydrolase: MNTIWQVYPLGATGAPIRDWSEAGADEHRLRRLLPWLGHAAGLADSLLLGPIFASSSHGYDTLDHRAIDPRLGTEADFDDLVAAAGELGLGIILDGVFNHIAQGHPLEDHVARNEDGSPRLFEGHGGLLELDHSDPVVIDYITDTLTHWLERGAAGWRMDAAYRMEPSVWERILPPVKKAFPDAWFLGEVIHGDYPSFTGIDRLDSITQYELWKAIWSSLTDENLFELDWTLQRHAQLLESFTPNTFIGNHDVERIASTLGQRRAAMAAVLLFTLPGIPSIYAGDEFGWLGTKAEGFAADDPLRPPLPPSPADAIDPASEQILTIYRWGANLRREHTWLQNAQVETADLSNTTMTYRVHGEGREMTVDLDLTADSAVVSLDDQIIWRLPEIDG; this comes from the coding sequence GTGAACACTATCTGGCAGGTCTATCCCCTCGGTGCGACCGGTGCACCGATTCGCGACTGGTCGGAGGCGGGGGCCGATGAGCATCGGCTCCGCCGGCTCCTGCCGTGGCTCGGCCACGCGGCCGGGCTGGCCGACAGCCTTCTTCTCGGCCCGATCTTCGCATCAAGCAGCCACGGCTACGACACGCTCGACCATCGGGCCATCGATCCCCGGCTCGGCACCGAGGCCGACTTCGATGACCTCGTCGCGGCCGCCGGTGAGCTCGGCCTGGGCATCATCCTCGACGGCGTCTTCAACCATATTGCGCAGGGCCACCCCCTCGAGGATCACGTGGCGCGGAATGAGGATGGGTCGCCGAGGCTGTTCGAGGGGCATGGCGGCCTGCTCGAGCTCGACCACTCGGACCCCGTCGTCATCGACTACATCACCGACACCCTCACCCACTGGCTCGAGCGGGGCGCAGCGGGATGGCGGATGGACGCCGCGTACCGGATGGAGCCCTCCGTCTGGGAGCGGATCCTTCCCCCGGTCAAGAAGGCCTTCCCCGACGCCTGGTTCCTCGGTGAGGTCATCCACGGCGACTACCCGAGCTTCACGGGGATCGACCGCCTCGACTCCATCACTCAATATGAGCTGTGGAAGGCCATCTGGTCGAGCCTGACGGATGAGAACCTCTTCGAGCTCGATTGGACGCTGCAGCGCCACGCCCAGCTGCTCGAGTCCTTCACGCCGAACACGTTCATCGGCAACCATGACGTCGAGCGGATCGCATCGACGCTCGGCCAGCGGCGGGCCGCCATGGCAGCGGTGCTCCTCTTCACTCTGCCCGGCATCCCCTCGATCTACGCGGGCGACGAGTTCGGGTGGCTGGGCACGAAGGCCGAGGGCTTCGCGGCCGACGATCCGCTGCGACCCCCGCTCCCCCCGAGTCCCGCCGATGCCATCGATCCGGCCTCGGAGCAGATCCTCACCATCTACCGCTGGGGCGCGAACCTCCGCAGGGAGCACACCTGGCTGCAGAATGCTCAGGTGGAGACGGCCGACCTCAGCAATACGACGATGACGTACCGGGTCCACGGAGAAGGGCGGGAGATGACCGTCGATCTGGACCTGACCGCCGACTCGGCCGTCGTCAGCCTTGACGATCAGATCATCTGGCGCCTGCCGGAGATCGACGGCTGA